A stretch of Cherax quadricarinatus isolate ZL_2023a chromosome 24, ASM3850222v1, whole genome shotgun sequence DNA encodes these proteins:
- the Cchl gene encoding holocytochrome c-type synthase-like — MGNSVSAAHSTATSLTSLAVDGGGKMTLSASELPPNHPTFDKQSRESSPEGCPTHSYAQSAPPAECPMHNKVSEVPEGSCDAVTSIISPASHAQYAPPEAVIPSECPMHQSNKEQPSEAFPSECPMSMSENAKWPSHQEGVHYGKEYAGKFVGINPLNLEGYPNQKPSPDQPFELPTDRQVSSIPKSGSENENWVYPSPQMFWNAMLRKGWRWNDDDLTQQDMENIIRIHNVNNELAWQEVLKWESLHKNECGNPRLKRFGGKASDYSPRARIRSWMGYELPFDRHDWIVDRCGKDIRYVIDYYDGGEVNRKDYRFAILDVRPAADSFENIWDRMVVAWWRWTRG, encoded by the exons atgggaaattctgtgtcagcCGCCCACAGTACAGCAACGTCTCTTACTAGCCTAgcagttgatggtggtggtaaaatGACATTAAGTGCTTCAGAACTGCCTCCAAATCACCCCACCTTTGATAAGCAAAGCCGAGAATCCTCTCCAGAAGGATGCCCTACGCATTCATACGCTCAAAGTGCCCCTCCAGCAGAGTGTCCCATGCATAACAAAGTTTCTGAGGTCCCAGAAGGAAGTTGTGATGCAGTCACTAGCATTATATCCCCTGCTTCACATGCACAGTATGCCCCTCCTGAAGCAGTTATACCTTCAGAGTGCCCTATGCATCAGTCAAACAAAGAACAACCATCAGAG GCATTCCCTTCTGAATGTCCGATGAGCATGAGTGAAAATGCAAAGTGGCCTTCACACCAAGAAGGTGTACACTATGGAAAAGAATATGCTGGGAAGTTTGTTGGTATCAATCCACTCAACTTGGAAGGCTATCCTAATCAGAAGCCTTCTCCAGACCAGCCATTTGAACTACCTACTGATAGACAG GTTTCATCAATACCTAAATCTGGCTCAGAAAATGAGAATTGGGTTTATCCCTCTCCTCAGATGTTTTGGAATGCCATGTTGAGGAAAGGCTGGAGGTGGAATGATGATGACCTCACCCAGCAAGATATGGAAAACATTATTCGCATCCATAATGTCAATAATGAGTTAGCATGGCAAGAA GTGTTGAAATGGGAATCTCTGCACAAAAATGAATGTGGGAATCCTAGACTGAAACGGTTTGGTGGAAAGGCTTCAGATTATTCTCCAAGAGCCCGTATCAGGAGCTGGATGGG GTATGAATTGCCTTTTGATCGACATGATTGGATTGTAGATCGATGTGGTAAGGATATACGATATGTCATTGACTACTATGATGGTGGAGAGGTTAATCGTAAGGACTACAGATTTGCTATCTTAGATGTTCGACCAGCTGCAGACTCATTTGAAAATATCTGGGATAGGATGGTAGTTGCATGGTGGCGCTGGACAAGGGGGTAA